Proteins from a single region of Carassius carassius chromosome 37, fCarCar2.1, whole genome shotgun sequence:
- the LOC132118037 gene encoding syntaphilin-like isoform X2 — protein MSSPSNKRSGSGSRKFNLLKALQPKRHLQQMLSSSTASPVFDYCRFIELDYTPMESGIMVSMRQSRGFLTPKSPERHCRRSQAPVSNRDPYGNASLSSSSTSGSCKGSDGSPTHRRHIKYTSCNDNHGIRPPPPEQYLTPLQQKEVCIRHLRARLKETIERLQNRDTKIDELRTQLSRMQEDWIEEECHRVEAQLALKEARREIQQLKQVVDVVRSSLGDTDTGVQKCFQDINLQNHKLESLLQSMELAQIGTPKTGETLAGGGVVGAGLEVSEGLVESSEGSPARSLTRSSTYTKLSDQTGQEHGGNENGCDIPCLSGEGTQDSGFVCCGESGRGASRADLLLEAAFLSQETASLLNAYSHLPHSSTYEALSISEPRAVPLRCSGIGMGTTVSASHPCLSHHHLYLHHLREQGIQTDYDHAPASAPAHGPSTSFNCDLDTIAERTFRSQACSPTSTWMSDEGDDLESVATESAITATVATASVVTDFSNKSAPAVSMEPWAPNASVTKGPANLVLESSVKETTVSELLTVLPTTTTALTTETIGSQVTNSVQPQPVTDPLPNPCNSPSSVQPLIETEGEPLPQTTQPRGILTDAEDEGDHVINIGAEDEDEVDESATNTESKSSGCGLPAKNYWSRHFLVDLLAVVVPVVPTVAWLCRGPHRVGQPMYHIGSLMRGCCTVALHSLRRGGGLRHYPAGGGGSGGMSI, from the exons TTTTGACTATTGCAGGTTTATAGAGCTAGACTACACACCCATGGAGTCAGGCATTATGGTCTCTATGAGACAGAGCAGAGGATTTCTGACACCAAAGTCCCCGGAACGCCACTGTCG ACGGAGTCAAGCACCTGTCAGTAACCGTGATCCCTATGGAAATGCCTCTCTCAGCAGCAGTAGCACTTCAGGGTCATGCAAGGGTAGTGATGGAAGCCCAACCCATAG GCGTCACATAAAATACACCTCCTGCAATGATAACCATGGTATCCGGCCCCCTCCACCTGAGCAATACCTTACCCCACTGCAACAGAAAGAGGTGTGTATCAGACACCTCAGAGCACGGCTCAAAGAAACCATCGAAAGACTGCAGAACAG GGACACTAAGATTGATGAGTTGCGCACTCAGCTGTCTCGTATGCAAGAGGATTGGATTGAAGAGGAGTGCCACCGCGTGGAGGCCCAGCTGGCTCTGAAAGAGGCTCGCAGGGAGATCCAGCAGCTTAAGCAGGTTGTTGATGTTGTAAGATCCAGTCTGGGAGACACCGACACTGGAGTGCAAAAGTGCTTCCAAGACATAAACCTCCAGAACCACAAGCTGGAGTCTTTATTGCAGAGCATGGAGCTGGCTCAGATCGGGACCCCCAAAACAGGAGAAACCCTGGCAGGTGGAGGGGTGGTGGGGGCAGGGCTGGAGGTCAGCGAGGGCCTGGTGGAGTCTTCCGAAGGCTCCCCAGCTCGCTCGCTTACCCGCAGCTCTACCTACACCAAGCTAAGTGACCAGACTGGCCAGGAACATGGCGGCAATGAAAATGGGTGTGACATTCCATGTTTGTCAGGTGAGGGCACGCAGGACAGTGGGTTTGTTTGTTGTGGAGAAAGTGGAAGAGGAGCAAGCAGGGCAGACCTGCTCCTGGAGGCTGCGTTTTTGTCTCAAGAAACAGCCTCGCTGCTCAATGCGTACTCCCACCTGCCACACTCCTCCACCTATGAGGCACTGAGTATCAGCGAGCCGAGAGCTGTGCCACTCCGCTGCAGTGGGATCGGGATGGGGACCACTGTTAGTGCTAGTCATCCATGTTTGTCACATCATCACCTATACCTGCATCACCTACGTGAGCAAGGCATTCAAACTGACTACGACCATGCACCTGCTTCGGCCCCTGCCCATGGTCCCAGTACATCCTTTAACTGTGATCTGGACACTATTGCTGAGCGCACCTTCCGCTCCCAGGCATGCAGTCCAACCTCTACCTGGATGTCTGATGAGGGAGATGATCTGGAGTCGGTAGCCACAGAATCAGCCATTACAGCAACAGTTGCAACAGCTTCTGTTGTCACAGACTTTTCCAACAAGTCTGCACCAGCTGTTTCAATGGAGCCTTGGGCACCAAATGCGTCTGTTACAAAAGGACCTGCAAATTTAGTGTTGGAGTCCTCTGTCAAGGAGACAACTGTTTCAGAGCTCCTTACAGTCTTACCAACCACCACAACAGCTTTGACCACAGAGACCATTGGATCCCAAGTAACCAACTCTGTTCAACCTCAACCTGTAACAGACCCTTTGCCAAACCCTTGCAACTCCCCTAGCTCCGTACAGCCATTGATTGAGACTGAAGGAGAGCCCCTTCCACAGACCACTCAGCCTCGTGGTATACTAACAGACGCTGAGGATGAAGGGGATCATGTCATAAATATAGGTGCAGAAGATGAAGATGAGGTGGACGAGAGTGCTACGAACACAGAGTCCAAGTCGTCTGGCTGTGGTTTACCGGCAAAGAACTACTGGAGCCGGCACTTCCTAGTGGATTTGCTTGCAGTGGTCGTGCCAGTGGTCCCCACAGTGGCGTGGCTCTGTCGGGGTCCACACCGCGTTGGTCAGCCAATGTACCATATTGGTTCTCTCATGCGAGGTTGCTGCACCGTGGCGCTCCATTCCCTGCGTCGAGGAGGAGGCCTTCGGCACTACCCCGCAGGAGGAGGTGGTTCAGGGGGAATGAGTATATAA
- the LOC132118037 gene encoding syntaphilin-like isoform X6, whose translation MSSPSNKRSGSGSRKRSQAPVSNRDPYGNASLSSSSTSGSCKGSDGSPTHRRHIKYTSCNDNHGIRPPPPEQYLTPLQQKEVCIRHLRARLKETIERLQNRDTKIDELRTQLSRMQEDWIEEECHRVEAQLALKEARREIQQLKQVVDVVRSSLGDTDTGVQKCFQDINLQNHKLESLLQSMELAQIGTPKTGETLAGGGVVGAGLEVSEGLVESSEGSPARSLTRSSTYTKLSDQTGQEHGGNENGCDIPCLSGEGTQDSGFVCCGESGRGASRADLLLEAAFLSQETASLLNAYSHLPHSSTYEALSISEPRAVPLRCSGIGMGTTVSASHPCLSHHHLYLHHLREQGIQTDYDHAPASAPAHGPSTSFNCDLDTIAERTFRSQACSPTSTWMSDEGDDLESVATESAITATVATASVVTDFSNKSAPAVSMEPWAPNASVTKGPANLVLESSVKETTVSELLTVLPTTTTALTTETIGSQVTNSVQPQPVTDPLPNPCNSPSSVQPLIETEGEPLPQTTQPRGILTDAEDEGDHVINIGAEDEDEVDESATNTESKSSGCGLPAKNYWSRHFLVDLLAVVVPVVPTVAWLCRGPHRVGQPMYHIGSLMRGCCTVALHSLRRGGGLRHYPAGGGGSGGMSI comes from the exons ACGGAGTCAAGCACCTGTCAGTAACCGTGATCCCTATGGAAATGCCTCTCTCAGCAGCAGTAGCACTTCAGGGTCATGCAAGGGTAGTGATGGAAGCCCAACCCATAG GCGTCACATAAAATACACCTCCTGCAATGATAACCATGGTATCCGGCCCCCTCCACCTGAGCAATACCTTACCCCACTGCAACAGAAAGAGGTGTGTATCAGACACCTCAGAGCACGGCTCAAAGAAACCATCGAAAGACTGCAGAACAG GGACACTAAGATTGATGAGTTGCGCACTCAGCTGTCTCGTATGCAAGAGGATTGGATTGAAGAGGAGTGCCACCGCGTGGAGGCCCAGCTGGCTCTGAAAGAGGCTCGCAGGGAGATCCAGCAGCTTAAGCAGGTTGTTGATGTTGTAAGATCCAGTCTGGGAGACACCGACACTGGAGTGCAAAAGTGCTTCCAAGACATAAACCTCCAGAACCACAAGCTGGAGTCTTTATTGCAGAGCATGGAGCTGGCTCAGATCGGGACCCCCAAAACAGGAGAAACCCTGGCAGGTGGAGGGGTGGTGGGGGCAGGGCTGGAGGTCAGCGAGGGCCTGGTGGAGTCTTCCGAAGGCTCCCCAGCTCGCTCGCTTACCCGCAGCTCTACCTACACCAAGCTAAGTGACCAGACTGGCCAGGAACATGGCGGCAATGAAAATGGGTGTGACATTCCATGTTTGTCAGGTGAGGGCACGCAGGACAGTGGGTTTGTTTGTTGTGGAGAAAGTGGAAGAGGAGCAAGCAGGGCAGACCTGCTCCTGGAGGCTGCGTTTTTGTCTCAAGAAACAGCCTCGCTGCTCAATGCGTACTCCCACCTGCCACACTCCTCCACCTATGAGGCACTGAGTATCAGCGAGCCGAGAGCTGTGCCACTCCGCTGCAGTGGGATCGGGATGGGGACCACTGTTAGTGCTAGTCATCCATGTTTGTCACATCATCACCTATACCTGCATCACCTACGTGAGCAAGGCATTCAAACTGACTACGACCATGCACCTGCTTCGGCCCCTGCCCATGGTCCCAGTACATCCTTTAACTGTGATCTGGACACTATTGCTGAGCGCACCTTCCGCTCCCAGGCATGCAGTCCAACCTCTACCTGGATGTCTGATGAGGGAGATGATCTGGAGTCGGTAGCCACAGAATCAGCCATTACAGCAACAGTTGCAACAGCTTCTGTTGTCACAGACTTTTCCAACAAGTCTGCACCAGCTGTTTCAATGGAGCCTTGGGCACCAAATGCGTCTGTTACAAAAGGACCTGCAAATTTAGTGTTGGAGTCCTCTGTCAAGGAGACAACTGTTTCAGAGCTCCTTACAGTCTTACCAACCACCACAACAGCTTTGACCACAGAGACCATTGGATCCCAAGTAACCAACTCTGTTCAACCTCAACCTGTAACAGACCCTTTGCCAAACCCTTGCAACTCCCCTAGCTCCGTACAGCCATTGATTGAGACTGAAGGAGAGCCCCTTCCACAGACCACTCAGCCTCGTGGTATACTAACAGACGCTGAGGATGAAGGGGATCATGTCATAAATATAGGTGCAGAAGATGAAGATGAGGTGGACGAGAGTGCTACGAACACAGAGTCCAAGTCGTCTGGCTGTGGTTTACCGGCAAAGAACTACTGGAGCCGGCACTTCCTAGTGGATTTGCTTGCAGTGGTCGTGCCAGTGGTCCCCACAGTGGCGTGGCTCTGTCGGGGTCCACACCGCGTTGGTCAGCCAATGTACCATATTGGTTCTCTCATGCGAGGTTGCTGCACCGTGGCGCTCCATTCCCTGCGTCGAGGAGGAGGCCTTCGGCACTACCCCGCAGGAGGAGGTGGTTCAGGGGGAATGAGTATATAA
- the LOC132118037 gene encoding syntaphilin-like isoform X3 translates to MSSPSNKRSGSGSRNFDYCRFIELDYTPMESGIMVSMRQSRGFLTPKSPERHCRRSQAPVSNRDPYGNASLSSSSTSGSCKGSDGSPTHRRHIKYTSCNDNHGIRPPPPEQYLTPLQQKEVCIRHLRARLKETIERLQNRDTKIDELRTQLSRMQEDWIEEECHRVEAQLALKEARREIQQLKQVVDVVRSSLGDTDTGVQKCFQDINLQNHKLESLLQSMELAQIGTPKTGETLAGGGVVGAGLEVSEGLVESSEGSPARSLTRSSTYTKLSDQTGQEHGGNENGCDIPCLSGEGTQDSGFVCCGESGRGASRADLLLEAAFLSQETASLLNAYSHLPHSSTYEALSISEPRAVPLRCSGIGMGTTVSASHPCLSHHHLYLHHLREQGIQTDYDHAPASAPAHGPSTSFNCDLDTIAERTFRSQACSPTSTWMSDEGDDLESVATESAITATVATASVVTDFSNKSAPAVSMEPWAPNASVTKGPANLVLESSVKETTVSELLTVLPTTTTALTTETIGSQVTNSVQPQPVTDPLPNPCNSPSSVQPLIETEGEPLPQTTQPRGILTDAEDEGDHVINIGAEDEDEVDESATNTESKSSGCGLPAKNYWSRHFLVDLLAVVVPVVPTVAWLCRGPHRVGQPMYHIGSLMRGCCTVALHSLRRGGGLRHYPAGGGGSGGMSI, encoded by the exons TTTTGACTATTGCAGGTTTATAGAGCTAGACTACACACCCATGGAGTCAGGCATTATGGTCTCTATGAGACAGAGCAGAGGATTTCTGACACCAAAGTCCCCGGAACGCCACTGTCG ACGGAGTCAAGCACCTGTCAGTAACCGTGATCCCTATGGAAATGCCTCTCTCAGCAGCAGTAGCACTTCAGGGTCATGCAAGGGTAGTGATGGAAGCCCAACCCATAG GCGTCACATAAAATACACCTCCTGCAATGATAACCATGGTATCCGGCCCCCTCCACCTGAGCAATACCTTACCCCACTGCAACAGAAAGAGGTGTGTATCAGACACCTCAGAGCACGGCTCAAAGAAACCATCGAAAGACTGCAGAACAG GGACACTAAGATTGATGAGTTGCGCACTCAGCTGTCTCGTATGCAAGAGGATTGGATTGAAGAGGAGTGCCACCGCGTGGAGGCCCAGCTGGCTCTGAAAGAGGCTCGCAGGGAGATCCAGCAGCTTAAGCAGGTTGTTGATGTTGTAAGATCCAGTCTGGGAGACACCGACACTGGAGTGCAAAAGTGCTTCCAAGACATAAACCTCCAGAACCACAAGCTGGAGTCTTTATTGCAGAGCATGGAGCTGGCTCAGATCGGGACCCCCAAAACAGGAGAAACCCTGGCAGGTGGAGGGGTGGTGGGGGCAGGGCTGGAGGTCAGCGAGGGCCTGGTGGAGTCTTCCGAAGGCTCCCCAGCTCGCTCGCTTACCCGCAGCTCTACCTACACCAAGCTAAGTGACCAGACTGGCCAGGAACATGGCGGCAATGAAAATGGGTGTGACATTCCATGTTTGTCAGGTGAGGGCACGCAGGACAGTGGGTTTGTTTGTTGTGGAGAAAGTGGAAGAGGAGCAAGCAGGGCAGACCTGCTCCTGGAGGCTGCGTTTTTGTCTCAAGAAACAGCCTCGCTGCTCAATGCGTACTCCCACCTGCCACACTCCTCCACCTATGAGGCACTGAGTATCAGCGAGCCGAGAGCTGTGCCACTCCGCTGCAGTGGGATCGGGATGGGGACCACTGTTAGTGCTAGTCATCCATGTTTGTCACATCATCACCTATACCTGCATCACCTACGTGAGCAAGGCATTCAAACTGACTACGACCATGCACCTGCTTCGGCCCCTGCCCATGGTCCCAGTACATCCTTTAACTGTGATCTGGACACTATTGCTGAGCGCACCTTCCGCTCCCAGGCATGCAGTCCAACCTCTACCTGGATGTCTGATGAGGGAGATGATCTGGAGTCGGTAGCCACAGAATCAGCCATTACAGCAACAGTTGCAACAGCTTCTGTTGTCACAGACTTTTCCAACAAGTCTGCACCAGCTGTTTCAATGGAGCCTTGGGCACCAAATGCGTCTGTTACAAAAGGACCTGCAAATTTAGTGTTGGAGTCCTCTGTCAAGGAGACAACTGTTTCAGAGCTCCTTACAGTCTTACCAACCACCACAACAGCTTTGACCACAGAGACCATTGGATCCCAAGTAACCAACTCTGTTCAACCTCAACCTGTAACAGACCCTTTGCCAAACCCTTGCAACTCCCCTAGCTCCGTACAGCCATTGATTGAGACTGAAGGAGAGCCCCTTCCACAGACCACTCAGCCTCGTGGTATACTAACAGACGCTGAGGATGAAGGGGATCATGTCATAAATATAGGTGCAGAAGATGAAGATGAGGTGGACGAGAGTGCTACGAACACAGAGTCCAAGTCGTCTGGCTGTGGTTTACCGGCAAAGAACTACTGGAGCCGGCACTTCCTAGTGGATTTGCTTGCAGTGGTCGTGCCAGTGGTCCCCACAGTGGCGTGGCTCTGTCGGGGTCCACACCGCGTTGGTCAGCCAATGTACCATATTGGTTCTCTCATGCGAGGTTGCTGCACCGTGGCGCTCCATTCCCTGCGTCGAGGAGGAGGCCTTCGGCACTACCCCGCAGGAGGAGGTGGTTCAGGGGGAATGAGTATATAA
- the LOC132118037 gene encoding syntaphilin-like isoform X5: protein MSSPSNKRSGSGSRKFNLLKALQPKRHLQQMLSSSTASPVRSQAPVSNRDPYGNASLSSSSTSGSCKGSDGSPTHRRHIKYTSCNDNHGIRPPPPEQYLTPLQQKEVCIRHLRARLKETIERLQNRDTKIDELRTQLSRMQEDWIEEECHRVEAQLALKEARREIQQLKQVVDVVRSSLGDTDTGVQKCFQDINLQNHKLESLLQSMELAQIGTPKTGETLAGGGVVGAGLEVSEGLVESSEGSPARSLTRSSTYTKLSDQTGQEHGGNENGCDIPCLSGEGTQDSGFVCCGESGRGASRADLLLEAAFLSQETASLLNAYSHLPHSSTYEALSISEPRAVPLRCSGIGMGTTVSASHPCLSHHHLYLHHLREQGIQTDYDHAPASAPAHGPSTSFNCDLDTIAERTFRSQACSPTSTWMSDEGDDLESVATESAITATVATASVVTDFSNKSAPAVSMEPWAPNASVTKGPANLVLESSVKETTVSELLTVLPTTTTALTTETIGSQVTNSVQPQPVTDPLPNPCNSPSSVQPLIETEGEPLPQTTQPRGILTDAEDEGDHVINIGAEDEDEVDESATNTESKSSGCGLPAKNYWSRHFLVDLLAVVVPVVPTVAWLCRGPHRVGQPMYHIGSLMRGCCTVALHSLRRGGGLRHYPAGGGGSGGMSI, encoded by the exons ACGGAGTCAAGCACCTGTCAGTAACCGTGATCCCTATGGAAATGCCTCTCTCAGCAGCAGTAGCACTTCAGGGTCATGCAAGGGTAGTGATGGAAGCCCAACCCATAG GCGTCACATAAAATACACCTCCTGCAATGATAACCATGGTATCCGGCCCCCTCCACCTGAGCAATACCTTACCCCACTGCAACAGAAAGAGGTGTGTATCAGACACCTCAGAGCACGGCTCAAAGAAACCATCGAAAGACTGCAGAACAG GGACACTAAGATTGATGAGTTGCGCACTCAGCTGTCTCGTATGCAAGAGGATTGGATTGAAGAGGAGTGCCACCGCGTGGAGGCCCAGCTGGCTCTGAAAGAGGCTCGCAGGGAGATCCAGCAGCTTAAGCAGGTTGTTGATGTTGTAAGATCCAGTCTGGGAGACACCGACACTGGAGTGCAAAAGTGCTTCCAAGACATAAACCTCCAGAACCACAAGCTGGAGTCTTTATTGCAGAGCATGGAGCTGGCTCAGATCGGGACCCCCAAAACAGGAGAAACCCTGGCAGGTGGAGGGGTGGTGGGGGCAGGGCTGGAGGTCAGCGAGGGCCTGGTGGAGTCTTCCGAAGGCTCCCCAGCTCGCTCGCTTACCCGCAGCTCTACCTACACCAAGCTAAGTGACCAGACTGGCCAGGAACATGGCGGCAATGAAAATGGGTGTGACATTCCATGTTTGTCAGGTGAGGGCACGCAGGACAGTGGGTTTGTTTGTTGTGGAGAAAGTGGAAGAGGAGCAAGCAGGGCAGACCTGCTCCTGGAGGCTGCGTTTTTGTCTCAAGAAACAGCCTCGCTGCTCAATGCGTACTCCCACCTGCCACACTCCTCCACCTATGAGGCACTGAGTATCAGCGAGCCGAGAGCTGTGCCACTCCGCTGCAGTGGGATCGGGATGGGGACCACTGTTAGTGCTAGTCATCCATGTTTGTCACATCATCACCTATACCTGCATCACCTACGTGAGCAAGGCATTCAAACTGACTACGACCATGCACCTGCTTCGGCCCCTGCCCATGGTCCCAGTACATCCTTTAACTGTGATCTGGACACTATTGCTGAGCGCACCTTCCGCTCCCAGGCATGCAGTCCAACCTCTACCTGGATGTCTGATGAGGGAGATGATCTGGAGTCGGTAGCCACAGAATCAGCCATTACAGCAACAGTTGCAACAGCTTCTGTTGTCACAGACTTTTCCAACAAGTCTGCACCAGCTGTTTCAATGGAGCCTTGGGCACCAAATGCGTCTGTTACAAAAGGACCTGCAAATTTAGTGTTGGAGTCCTCTGTCAAGGAGACAACTGTTTCAGAGCTCCTTACAGTCTTACCAACCACCACAACAGCTTTGACCACAGAGACCATTGGATCCCAAGTAACCAACTCTGTTCAACCTCAACCTGTAACAGACCCTTTGCCAAACCCTTGCAACTCCCCTAGCTCCGTACAGCCATTGATTGAGACTGAAGGAGAGCCCCTTCCACAGACCACTCAGCCTCGTGGTATACTAACAGACGCTGAGGATGAAGGGGATCATGTCATAAATATAGGTGCAGAAGATGAAGATGAGGTGGACGAGAGTGCTACGAACACAGAGTCCAAGTCGTCTGGCTGTGGTTTACCGGCAAAGAACTACTGGAGCCGGCACTTCCTAGTGGATTTGCTTGCAGTGGTCGTGCCAGTGGTCCCCACAGTGGCGTGGCTCTGTCGGGGTCCACACCGCGTTGGTCAGCCAATGTACCATATTGGTTCTCTCATGCGAGGTTGCTGCACCGTGGCGCTCCATTCCCTGCGTCGAGGAGGAGGCCTTCGGCACTACCCCGCAGGAGGAGGTGGTTCAGGGGGAATGAGTATATAA
- the LOC132118037 gene encoding syntaphilin-like isoform X1: MHFNGNIAVEPSSVPLSHLCFLRFNLLKALQPKRHLQQMLSSSTASPVFDYCRFIELDYTPMESGIMVSMRQSRGFLTPKSPERHCRRSQAPVSNRDPYGNASLSSSSTSGSCKGSDGSPTHRRHIKYTSCNDNHGIRPPPPEQYLTPLQQKEVCIRHLRARLKETIERLQNRDTKIDELRTQLSRMQEDWIEEECHRVEAQLALKEARREIQQLKQVVDVVRSSLGDTDTGVQKCFQDINLQNHKLESLLQSMELAQIGTPKTGETLAGGGVVGAGLEVSEGLVESSEGSPARSLTRSSTYTKLSDQTGQEHGGNENGCDIPCLSGEGTQDSGFVCCGESGRGASRADLLLEAAFLSQETASLLNAYSHLPHSSTYEALSISEPRAVPLRCSGIGMGTTVSASHPCLSHHHLYLHHLREQGIQTDYDHAPASAPAHGPSTSFNCDLDTIAERTFRSQACSPTSTWMSDEGDDLESVATESAITATVATASVVTDFSNKSAPAVSMEPWAPNASVTKGPANLVLESSVKETTVSELLTVLPTTTTALTTETIGSQVTNSVQPQPVTDPLPNPCNSPSSVQPLIETEGEPLPQTTQPRGILTDAEDEGDHVINIGAEDEDEVDESATNTESKSSGCGLPAKNYWSRHFLVDLLAVVVPVVPTVAWLCRGPHRVGQPMYHIGSLMRGCCTVALHSLRRGGGLRHYPAGGGGSGGMSI; the protein is encoded by the exons TTTTGACTATTGCAGGTTTATAGAGCTAGACTACACACCCATGGAGTCAGGCATTATGGTCTCTATGAGACAGAGCAGAGGATTTCTGACACCAAAGTCCCCGGAACGCCACTGTCG ACGGAGTCAAGCACCTGTCAGTAACCGTGATCCCTATGGAAATGCCTCTCTCAGCAGCAGTAGCACTTCAGGGTCATGCAAGGGTAGTGATGGAAGCCCAACCCATAG GCGTCACATAAAATACACCTCCTGCAATGATAACCATGGTATCCGGCCCCCTCCACCTGAGCAATACCTTACCCCACTGCAACAGAAAGAGGTGTGTATCAGACACCTCAGAGCACGGCTCAAAGAAACCATCGAAAGACTGCAGAACAG GGACACTAAGATTGATGAGTTGCGCACTCAGCTGTCTCGTATGCAAGAGGATTGGATTGAAGAGGAGTGCCACCGCGTGGAGGCCCAGCTGGCTCTGAAAGAGGCTCGCAGGGAGATCCAGCAGCTTAAGCAGGTTGTTGATGTTGTAAGATCCAGTCTGGGAGACACCGACACTGGAGTGCAAAAGTGCTTCCAAGACATAAACCTCCAGAACCACAAGCTGGAGTCTTTATTGCAGAGCATGGAGCTGGCTCAGATCGGGACCCCCAAAACAGGAGAAACCCTGGCAGGTGGAGGGGTGGTGGGGGCAGGGCTGGAGGTCAGCGAGGGCCTGGTGGAGTCTTCCGAAGGCTCCCCAGCTCGCTCGCTTACCCGCAGCTCTACCTACACCAAGCTAAGTGACCAGACTGGCCAGGAACATGGCGGCAATGAAAATGGGTGTGACATTCCATGTTTGTCAGGTGAGGGCACGCAGGACAGTGGGTTTGTTTGTTGTGGAGAAAGTGGAAGAGGAGCAAGCAGGGCAGACCTGCTCCTGGAGGCTGCGTTTTTGTCTCAAGAAACAGCCTCGCTGCTCAATGCGTACTCCCACCTGCCACACTCCTCCACCTATGAGGCACTGAGTATCAGCGAGCCGAGAGCTGTGCCACTCCGCTGCAGTGGGATCGGGATGGGGACCACTGTTAGTGCTAGTCATCCATGTTTGTCACATCATCACCTATACCTGCATCACCTACGTGAGCAAGGCATTCAAACTGACTACGACCATGCACCTGCTTCGGCCCCTGCCCATGGTCCCAGTACATCCTTTAACTGTGATCTGGACACTATTGCTGAGCGCACCTTCCGCTCCCAGGCATGCAGTCCAACCTCTACCTGGATGTCTGATGAGGGAGATGATCTGGAGTCGGTAGCCACAGAATCAGCCATTACAGCAACAGTTGCAACAGCTTCTGTTGTCACAGACTTTTCCAACAAGTCTGCACCAGCTGTTTCAATGGAGCCTTGGGCACCAAATGCGTCTGTTACAAAAGGACCTGCAAATTTAGTGTTGGAGTCCTCTGTCAAGGAGACAACTGTTTCAGAGCTCCTTACAGTCTTACCAACCACCACAACAGCTTTGACCACAGAGACCATTGGATCCCAAGTAACCAACTCTGTTCAACCTCAACCTGTAACAGACCCTTTGCCAAACCCTTGCAACTCCCCTAGCTCCGTACAGCCATTGATTGAGACTGAAGGAGAGCCCCTTCCACAGACCACTCAGCCTCGTGGTATACTAACAGACGCTGAGGATGAAGGGGATCATGTCATAAATATAGGTGCAGAAGATGAAGATGAGGTGGACGAGAGTGCTACGAACACAGAGTCCAAGTCGTCTGGCTGTGGTTTACCGGCAAAGAACTACTGGAGCCGGCACTTCCTAGTGGATTTGCTTGCAGTGGTCGTGCCAGTGGTCCCCACAGTGGCGTGGCTCTGTCGGGGTCCACACCGCGTTGGTCAGCCAATGTACCATATTGGTTCTCTCATGCGAGGTTGCTGCACCGTGGCGCTCCATTCCCTGCGTCGAGGAGGAGGCCTTCGGCACTACCCCGCAGGAGGAGGTGGTTCAGGGGGAATGAGTATATAA